The genome window GTCCATATAAAGGGAAATATGTCAAATAAGATCAGACCATTGGATTCAGAAATTTCAGACTGTAGAAATTGACTTTGTGCAATACTGTGTAGCTCCTTCATATAATATCCACTTTTCTCCATTGTAGAGCTATGGCGAAGTGGCCAACCACATCTTGGACACAGCAACCATTTCCAATTGGGCTTTTATTCCTGACGTGAATGCCAGCTCGGATTTGCTGCAGTCAGTGAATTTGTTCGCTAGGCAACTCCACATTGGCAATGAATCTGAGAACATTGTGCATGAACTGTTTATTCAGACAAAAGCATTTCCCATTCACCACAATACCTCAGAGAAGAGTTTCAGATTCTCCAGGAACATGAACAATACAACGGAGGATATCATAGGAATGATAGAAATTCCCAGGCATGAGCTGTGGAAACTGCCACCAAATACATCTCAAGCCATCAGCATAGCTTTTCCCACCTTGGGGGCTGTTCTGAGAGAAGCCCACTTGCAAAATGAGAGTCTTCTCAGGCCGGTAAATGGTCTGGTCCTTTCGGTGATTTTACCAGAAAGATTACAGCAAATCCTACTCACGTTTGAGAAGATCAATAAATCCCGGAATGCCCGGGCCCAGTGTGTTGGCTGGCACTCCCGGAAAAGGAGGTGGGATGAGAATGCGTGCAAAACAACGTTGGATACTGCGAACAAAGTGAAATGCCGGTGCAACCACACCAATGTGGTGATGTCTTTTTCCATTCTAATGTCCCCCAAATCTATAGATGACAAAATCCTGGGCTACATCACCTGCATTGGGCTCAGCGTCTCCATCCTCAGCTTGATTCTTTGCCTGCTCATTGAAGCCACGGTGTGGTCCCAGGTCGTGGTGACTGAGATATCCTACATGCGTCACGTGTGCATCGTGAACATAGCCGTGTCCCTTCTGGCCGCTAATGTGTGGTTCATTGTAGCCTCTAACTTTAACAGAAAGGTCCTGGACCACAACTGGTGTGTTGCCATGACATTTTTTAGCCACTTTTTCtacctctctctgtttttctggaTGCTCTTCAAAGCACTGCTCATCATTTATGGGATACTGGTCGTTTTTCGTAGGATGCTGAAGTCCCGCATGATGGCCATTGGTTTTGTCATTGGCTATGGGTGCCCGCTGATCATAGCTGTCACCACAGTTGCTGTCACAGTGCCAGAGAAAGGCTACATGAGACGCGATGCCTGTTGGCTTAACTGGGACAATACCAAAGCCCTTTTAGCATTTGCCATCCCGGCCTTGATCATTGTGGCTGTGAATCTTCTTGTGGTTTTGGTTGTTGCTGTCAACACTCAGAGGCCCTCTATTGGCAGTTCCAAGTCTCAAGATGTGGCCATAATTATGAGAATCAGCAAAAATGTTGCCATCCTTACCCCACTGCTGGGACTGACCTGGGGTTTTGGAATAGCCATCCTCATAGATGGTACTTCCCTGATATTCCACATAATCTTTGCCCTGCTCAATGCTTTCCAGGTAAGTTCCAAGAGGGAGACTTATTtgattaattaatattaatacttatttataaaatataattattttgtaatttgtgaTTCTGGTTCTACAATCAAAGATGgctatgattttaaaacatagagCATAAAATGTTCCTTCCATTTCCCTGCATATCTTAGAGGCATTTAGAGGTGGTGTCTCTCACCCTATTGATTATCTAGTTGTGTTTAGTTGGGTaggaatttcctttctttcctcctcactgATCCACCTGTATCCCTCCTAAAGTTTCAATGTCAGAAGAAGTTGACCTTCATTTATAGAGGACTATTCTTTGGTCAGGGAGCTGTGAGGCTACACTCATGTGTCATGGCTCAAAATAAGCacaatgtttattcttttttatgtagtTTGAGAACTCAGTGAAATGAGTCATTTTCCATGGTGTGAAGAGATGCCCTTGCCATTCTCTTTGGGTGTTAACCTCTCAGGAGTTCTTATGTCTCTTCCCTGCTATTCCTTATGATATAACTGTAGGTCATTATTCATAGAAATAGATCTTGCCACATGTTACCTGATCCGGGGAAAGTCACTTTTCTCTGGTCCTCAACCGTCTCATCTGTAAGATAAAGAGATGGATCTGAAAtgatatctattttcttttcttcctcaacaTATTGGTTTGCATGATTATCTCTCTAAGAGCTGGTTTGTTCCATCTTGCACATTTGGGAAACTGTCATTAGCCTGACTGCTTTGCATACCTATGTGTAATAGAAAATTTGGCAAGTTGAAATTCTTAATTATGGTTTTAATCAGCGGTTGGCAAACTATGGtctgctgcctgtttttataaatagttttattggaatacagccatacccgttcttttacattttgcctATCGCTGTTTTTGAGCTACAACGGGAAAGGTGAGTTGGTTGTAATAGGGACTGTGTAGCCTGCAAAGACTGAAATATATAATCTGcttctttgtagaaaaaaataaaaataattaaactagtattgaaatgaaataaatataactgCATAATATAGCAGCAAAGTATTCTTATTAACAGAGTTTTAAATAGAGTCACTACTTCTTTTAGTcactatttttctattcttttagagTCACTActactctatttaaaaatttgatacaAAATATAAAGCAGACTTTAAAGAAATATCAACTCAGATCAACTATATATCCTATTGATAATTCTTTATTAACTATGGagaacatttatttcactttctttcattgctttaaaGAGAAATCTTTGACTtaagtttcttccttccttcttcttccctccctccctccctccctccctccctccctccctccctccctccctcccttccttcctttctttctttctaaaatcaaAAGCTCCTGGACTCATATTTCTCCCCAATTCCTGAGGAGATTTCCATCAGTTACTCTGGTGACTAATGACCTCATCCTACTTTTACTTTACAACTTAATTCAACCTCagaaagttttcttctattttttttccagatcatttcttatttttttcttgatagaaataaaaatactaccaCATTTGTgactcacatttaaaaatttcagtcttcTTCTCACTGTTTCTTCACTATGAAACTGTCTGTAGAAACCCAGGCTTCCCTCCACTCTCATGGCAGGATCTAGATTTTTCGTACACCTCAACTCCCACCACTTAAAAAGATTGACTTCCAATTATTGTGACTTTATAGGTGACCAAATAATTTAAATGGGAACAGACTACAGTTCTCTGtagttttcactcttttttatgcaGAATCTTTTTCTACCAGCTCAGAGAATCTGGCTGCCTATTTCTTAACTTTTATCTCCAACTTAAAGTAGACTAGAatacctttcatttttctcaggtaTCCTCCATGATTGTGACTTTGAGTTACAAGATTCCATGTCATGTATTACTGTCATCATAAGGAAGAACAACTACCTTAATACTtgggaaaaaagtaaatggattTAATAAGGTCGAAAACTCTGTCCTACATCTGtagccattcaataaatatcaataacTGTCATGAACAGACATGGTGATACTTTCTTTGAGGTATACTCAAAGAAagtatttaatgtgtttttatcTGAATCAGTAGAAACTGACGTTTCTAATGTTTGATAACAGTCCTAAAAAGTATATAGAAGAGTGGTATTAATATAATAGCTGGGATAGTGTCTGCAAAACTGTCCTCATGCTTCTGTTGAATTTTGCCACAGGGGTTCTTCATCTTGCTGTTTGGAACCATTATGGATCACAAGGTAATTTGAATTTGTTTCACTCATTTTAGATGATTTCCATGTGGCTGAAAGCATAGTTCAGGGGAGTTGGGTTTGTGGGGGTGGCACAGGGCATCAGCtattggggaaaggaaagaactacACTCTCATTTCCTGCACTTCATTAAGTCGACAGGAGGCTGTATGTGAATATAGGtggtgaaaaaattaaaaccataatcaCAATTTTAATCTTAACCATAAATCTTGTTTATAACTACACCTCAACTTTTATCTAAGTCTTATTATTTGCCACACGCACTGTGCTAAGCCATCTGATGCTGCTTCTGCCATGACAAAGTTTCAGGACATGGGTCTGGGCATTGGGAATGTTGTCATTTCTTCACCGTCATTGCTTCTTTAGATAAGAGATGCTTTAAGGATGAAGATGTGTTCACTGAAGGGGCCATCAAGGGCAGCAGAGGTAAGcctctccctttctgtctcaATACTGAGGGGTCAGTGTCCTCAGCAGAATCAGTCAGAGATAAATATTATAGCTTAGTATTCAGGATTTGTTAGCAAAGAGAATCAGTAGGGCAtatcttcattcattcttttctcattcaaCAAACCTTAGAGTAGCCTGCTAAAGCTTAAGGTGAGCGTAATATACCCCTCAAAAGGATTTTCTACATTGAGCATATTTTAACTTGACATTTGGACCATTGAGATGGGACAGCACAGACCCATGTTCATAAATTCTTAATATGTTAGTGCACATAAATAAGAGATGAGTTAGAAATGAGGTTCTAGTCTACCCTATACATTTCACAagtaaggaaaccaaggcccagagtaCTTGAAATTTGCCCAAAGCCACCCAGCCAGTCATGAGAATTAGCATTCTCCTCGTTCAGGACTCTTTCAGTAAACCACACTCCTTTGGATTGAGGTATCTTTGTACTTATAGATCTCTAAGGTAACTTTTGTCTGAGCTGTCTGTCTTTTAAGATACCAACTCAAATTGTTATCATTGCTATATTAATTAGAAAGAAATCATTTACTCAACCAACAGTTTTTCAATAATTTCTATTTCCtcgaaaacaaacaaaaacatttctggaCACATCAGGAGTTAGCATTAATGTTAGCTAGTATTGAGTGTGACCTTTAACATAGTTCCCCAATTCTACAATAGGCATTTTATTcaccttttaacatttctgaaattggaATGTATTTTACAATCAATTGCATGTCGTGGTTTAattggcaaattttttttttcttcttagtggAATATAAAAGCAATGATGTAGCTTACAGTGGTAGATTCAGTGACATATGAGAATTTAATTCTGTGTAGCTTTGTCAGTTTAGGTACTTCTCTTCGTATCttcatttttacatgtttatctCTAGGCaggcatatatataaatataaatacatgtgcATATTTGTCAATGCCACTACTTATTGACATCACTGttacttttcttttgcatttagaATGCATCATTAAGCCCAACCAATGGATCTAAATTAATGAATCGTTGAGGATGAGAAGACGTGAGTATTAAAAACTCAAGGAGAACTTTCAACCGCAAGTTGTGACAAACTACTCATGTCCCTTGTGAACATGACATTACCTACTCTGTGATGATAGAGTAAGGTGGGAAAGGAATAGGTAGACAAATCTTTCAGAGAATGGGAACATCTTTTAGcccaacagataaatgaaaatatgcacaTCTTCTTTAAAACCT of Rhinolophus sinicus isolate RSC01 linkage group LG05, ASM3656204v1, whole genome shotgun sequence contains these proteins:
- the LOC109448902 gene encoding adhesion G protein-coupled receptor F4, with protein sequence MKSRATTICCLMLFLATDCSHGRSKIHTKDGAKLQRPQGKPKPERIQEKCHGPCITPSNCSQPCAQHFRGEIGFTCHQNKWQKSTETCTSLSVGMLFKDLSSVSRLSIAAPSIPLPIVDFRAPEPVQSVAQGILMNCPLDYACIVDAVKSSEATSGNIAFIVELLKNISKDLSDNVTREKMKSYGEVANHILDTATISNWAFIPDVNASSDLLQSVNLFARQLHIGNESENIVHELFIQTKAFPIHHNTSEKSFRFSRNMNNTTEDIIGMIEIPRHELWKLPPNTSQAISIAFPTLGAVLREAHLQNESLLRPVNGLVLSVILPERLQQILLTFEKINKSRNARAQCVGWHSRKRRWDENACKTTLDTANKVKCRCNHTNVVMSFSILMSPKSIDDKILGYITCIGLSVSILSLILCLLIEATVWSQVVVTEISYMRHVCIVNIAVSLLAANVWFIVASNFNRKVLDHNWCVAMTFFSHFFYLSLFFWMLFKALLIIYGILVVFRRMLKSRMMAIGFVIGYGCPLIIAVTTVAVTVPEKGYMRRDACWLNWDNTKALLAFAIPALIIVAVNLLVVLVVAVNTQRPSIGSSKSQDVAIIMRISKNVAILTPLLGLTWGFGIAILIDGTSLIFHIIFALLNAFQGFFILLFGTIMDHKIRDALRMKMCSLKGPSRAAENASLSPTNGSKLMNR